The Toxoplasma gondii ME49 chromosome III, whole genome shotgun sequence genome includes a window with the following:
- a CDS encoding hypothetical protein (encoded by transcript TGME49_276190~Predicted trans-membrane domain (TMHMM2.0):90-108:250-273:328-348:354-377:391-414:430-453:472-495) produces the protein MSPADPEAGSLQSSAPPLASAGKSASAGARASRRSSSASPSSDSATGPAVSACATPACTPPGGSPFYRAFLSPLCDQICLRLVPPSVSPDAISFLALCCAALATFFCWQADRRSFTAAVKTEAETKALATDAAFGNSLTLSPVVTFLNFCGIDAQPDTPFWAVAGLLWMLYSVLDNVDGKQARRLRQCTAGGDFLDHSSDSIVTSLSGLVVMWALLLQPASAPQRSASSRLFSISSSPSVALNDRTHTISLGSLDCLAFILITQLPFFIATWAHPIVGRTILSSSLEGCHWFSVDEVNFIVIPSVLFVRALTPTFWSTTLVSLLPHCPPFVHSVVTVLSAAIGFVFQLASEEVTLGVLVVFASCMLSFFESTRLLLQLVKYEHLPRLLPGVVLFAGSLTFKPPILLQLGVFSLLCLELIAARLKLHVRTQLYMWWPVTLYYFFLFTLHGGSSAEPAPGLPASLARVLGKNYNYHSAAFMTLVLLGICLLSYKHIINRRNGTCRAQRKTE, from the exons ATGAGTCCTGCAGACCCTGAGGCAGGGTCTCTGCAAAGCAGCGCCCCGCCACTTGCCTCGGCAGGGAAGTCTGCGAGTGCAGGCGCGCGCGCTTCCCGTCGATCCTCGTcggcttctccgtcctcggACTCCGCCACCGGTCCagccgtctctgcatgcgcgacgcCCGCATGCACTCCCCCGGGGGGTTCTCCCTTCTACCgcgcctttctgtctccgctgtgcGACCAGATTTGTCTGCGGCTGGTCCCCCCCTCCGTGAGCCCAGACGCcatttccttcctcgcgctctgcTGCGCCGCCCTCGCTaccttcttctgctggcAGGCGGACCGACGCAGCTTCACCGCTGCTgtgaagacagaggcggagacgaaggctcTGGCCACCGACGCGGCCTTCGGCAACTCACTGACCCTCTCGCCTGTCGTGACCTTCCTGAACTTCTGTGGGATCGACGCGCAGCCAGATACGCCGTTCTGGGCCGTCGCCGGCCTCCTCTGGATGCTCTACTCGGTCCTCGACAACGTCGACGGAAAGCAG gcCCGGCGTCTGCGGCAGTGCACGGCAGGCGGCGACTTTTTGGATCACTCGAGCGACAGCATCGTGACTTCTCTGAGCGGCTTGGTGGTTATGTgggcgctgcttctccagccTGCGTCGGCGCCTCAgcgttctgcgtcttcgcgtctcttctccatttcttcctcgccctctgtcGCGCTCAACGACCGCACACACACCATCTCGCTGGGGTCGCTGGACTGTCTGGCGTTCATTTTGATTACGCAGCTTCCGTTCTTCATCGCAACATGGGCTCACCCGATTGTCGGCAGAAcgattctctcttcttctctggaggGGTGTCACTGGTTCTCG GTTGACGAAGTGAACTTCATTGTCattccttctgttctcttcgttcgcgCTCTGACCCCCACCTTCTGGTCTACAacgctcgtgtctctccttcctcactGTCCCCCGTTCGTACACTCCGTCGTCACCGTCCTCTCAGCCGCCATTGGCTTCGTCTTTCAACTCGCCTCCGAAGAAGTTACTCTCggcgtcctcgtcgtcttcgccagctgcatgctctctttcttcgagtCGACCAG gctCCTCTTGCAGCTCGTCAAGTATGAGCATCTGCCGCGCCTTTTGCCGggcgtcgttctcttcgcaGGC TCGTTAACCTTCAAGCCGCCCATTCTGCTACAGCTCGGCGTCTTTTCGCTCCTCTGTTTGGAGCTCATCGCTGCTCGTCTCAAGCTGCATGTGCGGACGCAACTG tACATGTGGTGGCCTGTGACTCTCTActacttctttctcttcacgCTTCATGGAGGCTCGAGCGCGGAGCCTGCGCCCGGTCTGCCAGCGTCTCTTGCGCGGGTGCTGGGGAAAAACTACAACTACCACAGCGCAGCTTTCATGACGCTAGTGCTGCTCGGcatctgcctcctctcttaCAAGCATATCATCAACCGAAGAAACGGCACCTGCCGGGCGCAGCGGAAAACCGAGTGA